The proteins below are encoded in one region of Clostridium estertheticum:
- the ilvB gene encoding biosynthetic-type acetolactate synthase large subunit has product MKVSDYIVEFLKVHGVTTIFGYQGGAITHFVDSIYEADGIKFISNYHEQASAFAAEGYSRVSGNIGVCTATSGPGATNLITGIGSAFFDSIPCLYLTGQVNTYEYKRSKEIRQEGFQETDIVSIIKPITKYSVMVTKPEKIKYYLEKAFYIAKSGRPGPVLLDMPMDVQRAEINPDELIGFYESEEYKSKIIENVKVKDVNDLINLIKNSKRPVILVGGGIRLSKAEKKLEEFIDITGIPVVCTLMGIDCVNHEHKCFVGYMGSYGNRYSNLAVANCDLLIVLGSRLTTRQTSSITDSFAREAKIVHVDIDKSELNIKVKEYLSIECDLNLFIDKLNKDLVNSFCKFNFSSWIDKINSYKAKYPSYENYKDINPNEFMNTISEMLHPNSIICLDIGQNQIWASQSLKLSKDQRLLNAGGMGPMGFGVPSAIGAFYARPNSKIVVITGDGGIQMNIQELQTISREKIPIKIIIMNNHSLGMIRHFQEMYFESNYYGTIDGYSVPDFIKISEAYGIKSLKISEQNQINELKEKLNDDESYIIDVELKDITYVIPKLGMGRPIEDQEPLISREELKENMIIDIYKP; this is encoded by the coding sequence ATGAAGGTATCAGATTATATTGTAGAGTTTTTAAAGGTTCATGGAGTTACAACAATATTTGGTTATCAAGGTGGCGCTATAACTCATTTTGTTGATTCAATATATGAAGCAGATGGAATTAAATTCATATCTAATTATCATGAACAAGCTTCAGCTTTTGCAGCAGAAGGGTATTCTAGGGTTAGTGGAAATATTGGAGTATGTACTGCTACTAGTGGACCAGGCGCCACAAATCTAATAACAGGTATAGGAAGCGCATTTTTCGATTCTATTCCATGTTTGTATTTAACTGGTCAGGTTAATACCTATGAATATAAACGGTCAAAAGAAATAAGGCAAGAAGGATTTCAAGAAACTGACATAGTAAGCATAATAAAACCTATAACCAAGTATTCAGTTATGGTTACAAAGCCAGAAAAAATAAAGTATTATCTAGAGAAAGCATTTTATATAGCTAAATCAGGTAGACCAGGACCTGTTTTATTAGATATGCCTATGGATGTTCAAAGGGCAGAAATTAATCCGGATGAGTTAATAGGGTTTTATGAATCAGAAGAATATAAATCAAAAATAATTGAGAACGTTAAAGTAAAAGATGTTAATGACTTAATAAATTTAATAAAAAACAGTAAAAGGCCTGTGATACTTGTGGGTGGAGGCATTAGGCTTTCAAAGGCAGAGAAAAAATTAGAAGAATTTATAGATATTACTGGGATACCTGTAGTTTGCACTTTAATGGGAATAGACTGTGTAAACCACGAGCATAAATGTTTCGTTGGTTATATGGGATCTTATGGGAATAGATATTCGAATTTAGCAGTTGCAAATTGTGATCTATTAATAGTTTTAGGTTCGAGATTAACGACTAGGCAAACAAGCTCTATAACTGATAGTTTTGCAAGGGAAGCTAAAATAGTTCATGTAGATATAGATAAAAGCGAACTTAATATTAAGGTTAAAGAATATTTAAGTATAGAATGTGATTTAAATTTGTTTATAGATAAGTTAAATAAAGATTTAGTAAATTCCTTTTGTAAATTTAATTTTAGTTCTTGGATAGATAAAATAAACAGTTATAAAGCAAAGTACCCATCATATGAGAATTATAAGGATATAAATCCTAATGAATTTATGAACACAATAAGTGAAATGCTCCATCCAAATTCTATAATATGTTTAGATATTGGTCAAAATCAAATATGGGCATCTCAATCTTTGAAACTTAGTAAGGATCAAAGATTGTTAAATGCGGGTGGAATGGGACCAATGGGATTTGGTGTTCCGTCAGCTATAGGAGCTTTTTATGCAAGACCTAATAGTAAAATAGTTGTGATAACTGGTGATGGTGGTATTCAAATGAATATTCAAGAGCTACAAACCATATCAAGGGAAAAGATACCTATAAAGATTATTATTATGAATAACCACTCATTGGGGATGATTAGGCATTTTCAAGAAATGTATTTTGAATCAAATTATTATGGGACTATTGATGGATATTCTGTTCCAGATTTTATAAAGATAAGTGAGGCTTATGGAATAAAATCTCTGAAAATAAGTGAGCAAAATCAAATTAATGAGTTAAAGGAAAAGTTAAATGATGATGAGAGTTACATTATTGATGTGGAACTTAAAGATATAACTTATGTAATTCCTAAACTTGGAATGGGAAGGCCAATAGAAGATCAAGAACCACTAATTAGCAGAGAGGAACTTAAAGAAAATATGATAATTGATATATATAAGCCATAA
- a CDS encoding NAD-dependent epimerase/dehydratase family protein gives MEKSVLITGASGFVGSCLVRRLINENYKIHILARDSTNLWRISDIVNEVEIHNVDLLHSEKISKLSSDINIDQVYHLATYGGYHYQNKVEDIINTNVIGTFNLFREFSKKGIEMFVNTSSSSEYGEKFEPMSEEMRVTPNNIYGASKAAGTILCSTYAKTNKVPLVTLRLFSPYGYYDAKTRLIPTVITSCLRGKEIKLSQKDSKRDFVFIDDVVEAYLSASRLVNSNGEIFNIGSGIQYTTQEIVSNILKLISNDSNVTWKNDLSRQYEPLMWVSNNKNAYEKLKWEPKVEISVGLNKTINWFKDNLQFYR, from the coding sequence ATGGAAAAGAGTGTATTGATTACAGGGGCTAGTGGATTTGTAGGGTCTTGCCTAGTTAGAAGATTGATCAATGAAAACTATAAAATTCATATATTGGCAAGAGATAGCACAAACCTATGGAGAATTAGTGACATAGTAAATGAGGTAGAAATTCATAATGTAGATTTGCTTCATAGTGAAAAAATATCTAAATTATCTAGTGATATAAATATAGACCAAGTGTATCATTTAGCAACCTATGGGGGATATCATTATCAAAATAAAGTAGAAGATATCATAAATACAAATGTTATTGGAACCTTTAACTTATTTAGAGAATTTTCTAAAAAAGGTATAGAAATGTTTGTTAATACTAGTAGTTCATCAGAGTATGGAGAAAAATTTGAACCGATGTCTGAAGAGATGAGAGTTACACCTAATAACATTTATGGGGCAAGTAAGGCGGCTGGGACTATTTTATGTAGCACATATGCAAAGACCAATAAAGTGCCTCTAGTTACGCTTAGATTATTCTCACCTTATGGATATTATGATGCTAAAACAAGATTAATACCTACAGTTATTACATCTTGCCTTCGTGGGAAAGAAATTAAATTGTCACAAAAGGATTCTAAGAGAGATTTTGTATTTATAGATGATGTAGTTGAAGCCTATTTATCTGCAAGTAGACTCGTAAATTCTAATGGAGAAATATTTAATATAGGGAGTGGAATTCAATATACAACGCAAGAAATTGTAAGTAATATACTAAAATTAATTTCAAATGATTCAAATGTAACTTGGAAAAATGATTTAAGTAGGCAATATGAGCCACTCATGTGGGTTAGTAATAATAAAAATGCTTATGAAAAATTAAAGTGGGAACCAAAAGTAGAAATAAGTGTGGGGCTTAATAAAACAATAAATTGGTTTAAGGATAATTTACAATTTTATAGGTAG
- a CDS encoding glycosyltransferase family protein codes for MINDKKVSFIIAVNDELIFSKCESHIKNLIVPKDFEIEIIPIRNALYLTKAYNNCMNSSDSKYKVYLHQDVFIINTNFINDILKIFNLESIGVIGVCGAKTIPENGIWWESPQLVGKVYDSHTGVMGLLKFNEVESEFNEVDGIDGLIMITQYDIPWREDIFKSWHFYDLSQCFEFKKLGYKVVVPKQIVPWCTHDCGIVNTMNGFDENRLIFIENYIL; via the coding sequence ATGATTAATGATAAAAAGGTGAGTTTTATAATAGCGGTCAATGATGAATTAATTTTTAGCAAGTGTGAATCTCATATAAAAAATTTAATAGTACCTAAGGATTTTGAAATTGAGATAATTCCCATAAGAAATGCTTTGTACTTAACTAAAGCTTATAACAATTGCATGAATAGTTCTGATTCTAAATATAAAGTATATCTGCATCAAGACGTATTTATTATAAATACTAATTTCATAAATGACATATTGAAGATATTTAATTTAGAAAGTATTGGTGTTATTGGAGTTTGTGGAGCTAAAACCATACCTGAAAACGGAATATGGTGGGAAAGTCCGCAGCTAGTGGGAAAGGTTTATGATAGCCATACAGGAGTTATGGGATTGCTTAAGTTTAATGAGGTTGAATCAGAATTTAATGAGGTAGATGGTATTGATGGATTAATAATGATAACCCAATATGATATTCCTTGGAGGGAAGATATATTTAAGAGTTGGCATTTTTACGATTTATCACAATGTTTTGAGTTTAAAAAGTTAGGGTATAAAGTAGTTGTACCAAAACAAATTGTGCCTTGGTGTACTCATGACTGCGGTATAGTAAACACTATGAATGGTTTTGATGAAAATAGACTGATATTTATTGAAAATTACATTTTGTAA
- the rfbG gene encoding CDP-glucose 4,6-dehydratase, whose translation MDFKGVDLFNNFYKGKRVLITGHTGFKGSWLSIWLVMLGAKVIGYGLDPYTRDDNFVVSKVENKIIDIRGDIRDSARLQEAFTEYKPEIVFHLAAQALVKQSYTNPKETYETNVMGTLNVLECVRNSGSVKVSIMITTDKCYKNIEQIWGYREDDPMGGYDLYSSSKGCAEILIDSYRNSFINPKDYKLHGKSIATARAGNVIGGGDWSKDRIIPDCIKALEENRDIEMRNPNAIRPWQHVLEPLSGYLLLASLMYEDGVSYCSGWNFGPNDDSIVPVGEIVDTIIKEWGSGKCLDVSSENSPHEANLLKLDCTKSKTYLKWSPKLNINEAIKLTVDWYKNFKGGDMLNLCVNQIESYCDKTSKGVI comes from the coding sequence ATGGATTTCAAAGGTGTAGATTTGTTTAATAACTTTTATAAGGGCAAGAGAGTTCTAATTACTGGACATACTGGGTTTAAAGGCTCATGGCTTTCAATTTGGCTAGTTATGCTAGGAGCTAAAGTTATAGGATATGGACTTGATCCATATACACGAGATGATAATTTTGTTGTTAGTAAGGTAGAAAATAAAATTATTGATATAAGAGGAGATATAAGAGATAGTGCACGGCTACAGGAAGCATTTACGGAATATAAGCCAGAAATTGTTTTCCATTTAGCAGCCCAGGCACTAGTAAAACAATCTTATACAAATCCTAAAGAAACCTATGAGACAAATGTAATGGGGACATTAAATGTTCTTGAATGTGTTAGAAATTCAGGGTCAGTTAAGGTTTCTATTATGATAACTACAGATAAGTGTTATAAAAATATAGAACAGATTTGGGGATATAGAGAAGATGACCCAATGGGTGGATATGACCTTTATAGTTCTAGCAAGGGTTGTGCTGAAATTCTTATAGATTCCTATAGAAACTCATTTATTAATCCTAAAGATTATAAATTACACGGTAAATCTATAGCAACGGCTCGTGCAGGAAATGTTATAGGGGGTGGGGACTGGTCAAAAGACAGAATAATTCCAGATTGCATAAAGGCTCTAGAAGAAAACAGGGATATTGAAATGAGAAATCCAAACGCAATTAGGCCTTGGCAACATGTACTCGAGCCATTAAGTGGATATCTACTACTTGCATCTCTTATGTATGAGGATGGTGTCAGTTACTGCAGTGGTTGGAATTTTGGACCAAATGATGATTCTATAGTCCCTGTGGGGGAAATTGTAGATACAATAATAAAAGAATGGGGAAGCGGAAAATGCTTAGATGTTTCAAGTGAAAATTCACCTCATGAGGCGAATCTATTAAAATTGGATTGTACAAAGTCAAAAACTTATTTAAAATGGTCGCCCAAATTAAATATAAATGAAGCAATAAAACTAACTGTAGACTGGTATAAAAATTTTAAGGGTGGAGACATGCTTAATTTATGTGTTAATCAAATAGAAAGTTACTGCGATAAAACATCCAAAGGGGTAATCTGA